Proteins encoded in a region of the Flammeovirga yaeyamensis genome:
- a CDS encoding helix-turn-helix domain-containing protein gives MILEENIRLIFGLKIRMYRQENNFSLSELAKKAEMSVSYINEIEKGKKYPKRNKITALASSLGVSYDELVSLKISKKLGAISKLLNSNILQELPLDVFGLEPRNLLELMSDAPSKLSAFVNTIVEISRNYNLTVENFYFSVLRSYQEIHDNYFEDIEKAAREFRKKQINDDEPLEQQLYSYLRNYCGYEIDDESLSEHQALDTFRSVIKMSDDGIPTLMINKKLNSRRKTFIYAREAAFQVLGIKERSMTYSWMNVKSFDMLFNDYMATYFAGALLIPEDKIVEDVREIVESRTFSFDGFIDLILKHNTSPETFLYRLTSILPKHFGLSKIFFLRLDHIPGSNKYTLTKELHLDGLHSPHGTVLSEHYCRKWVSLKIFEDLEKNRKEGIDQKYLCDAQVSRYITSGKEYFCISVARALPLVDETIDTSITIGFLMNDDFRKKTNLWQSEKVRMEFVNETCERCPSVDCSVRASEADVLKKHQQEKERITALESILGKGVVS, from the coding sequence GTGATTTTAGAGGAAAATATCCGTCTCATATTCGGACTAAAAATCCGTATGTATAGACAAGAAAATAATTTTTCATTATCGGAGTTAGCCAAGAAAGCCGAGATGTCTGTTTCATATATCAATGAAATTGAAAAAGGAAAAAAATATCCAAAAAGGAATAAAATTACAGCTTTAGCCTCCTCTCTTGGTGTAAGTTATGATGAGTTAGTATCACTCAAAATTTCCAAAAAACTTGGTGCTATCTCCAAGCTTTTAAATTCCAACATCCTTCAAGAATTACCTTTAGATGTTTTTGGTCTAGAACCAAGAAACCTACTAGAGTTAATGTCTGATGCTCCTTCAAAATTATCGGCCTTCGTCAATACTATCGTTGAGATTTCTCGTAACTACAACCTTACGGTAGAGAATTTCTATTTCTCTGTATTAAGATCGTATCAAGAAATTCATGATAACTATTTTGAAGATATTGAAAAAGCAGCTCGTGAATTTAGAAAAAAGCAGATCAACGACGATGAACCTTTAGAACAACAACTCTATTCTTACCTCAGAAATTACTGTGGGTACGAAATTGATGATGAGTCTTTAAGTGAACATCAAGCGTTGGATACTTTCCGATCGGTCATTAAAATGAGCGACGATGGTATTCCAACCTTAATGATCAATAAAAAGCTAAATTCTAGACGCAAAACCTTTATTTACGCTCGTGAAGCGGCTTTCCAAGTTTTAGGCATCAAAGAGAGATCTATGACCTACTCTTGGATGAATGTGAAATCATTCGACATGCTTTTCAATGATTACATGGCGACGTATTTTGCAGGTGCTTTATTGATTCCTGAAGATAAAATCGTTGAAGATGTAAGAGAAATCGTAGAAAGCAGAACCTTCTCTTTCGATGGTTTTATCGATTTGATCCTTAAGCACAATACTTCTCCAGAAACATTCCTATATCGTCTTACTAGTATTCTTCCTAAACATTTTGGTTTAAGTAAAATATTCTTCTTACGATTAGACCATATTCCTGGAAGCAATAAATATACACTAACAAAAGAACTTCACTTAGACGGTCTTCATAGCCCTCACGGAACTGTACTTTCAGAACACTATTGTAGAAAATGGGTGTCGCTGAAAATCTTTGAAGATCTAGAGAAAAACAGAAAAGAAGGTATCGACCAAAAATACCTTTGCGATGCACAGGTTTCTCGATACATTACTTCTGGAAAAGAGTATTTCTGTATTTCTGTGGCTCGTGCCCTTCCTCTTGTTGACGAAACTATTGATACAAGTATCACGATTGGTTTCTTAATGAACGACGATTTTAGAAAGAAGACCAATTTATGGCAATCTGAAAAAGTAAGAATGGAGTTCGTGAACGAAACTTGCGAAAGATGTCCATCAGTGGACTGTTCAGTTAGAGCTTCTGAAGCAGATGTTTTAAAGAAACATCAACAAGAAAAGGAAAGAATTACTGCCTTAGAATCAATTTTAGGAAAAGGAGTTGTATCTTAG